The following DNA comes from Limibacillus sp..
CCGGTAAGGCTGCTGACAAGGCGAAGTCGCTTGCGACCAACGTGCCGCCTTCCGCCAAGCAGTACGTCATCGACTGGCTTGAGGCCGACTACGGGGTCACCCTCGAATAGTCGATCATAAATCGAGAAGCCATTGGCCCTGCGCGTTCCGCGCAGGGCCTCCCTTCCCGTTTGACCCGGCGGCATTGACATGGATCTGATTGGTACCGCACTTCCAGCCTTGGGCGAAGCGCTCGCGCTCATCCTGCAGCCCGAGCAATTGGGCTTCCTCTTTCTTGGCGTGCTGCTAGGCCTTTCGGTCGGGGTCTTTCCCGGCTTGGGCGGCATCGCCGGTTTATCGCTGGTGCTGCCATTTATCTTCGGGATGGAGCCGGTATCGGGTCTGGCCCTCATGGTCGGGCTGGTCGCCGTGGTGCCGACCTCGGATACCTTTGCATCCGTCTTGTTGGGGATTCCCGGATCGACCGCAAGCCAGGCGACGGTCCTCGACGGCTTTCCCCTATCCAAGAAAGGCGAAGCGGCGCGCGCGCTGTCCGCGGCCTTCATCTCTTCGCTTTTCGGCGGCCTGTTCGGGGCCGTGATCCTGACTTTCTTCATACTCATCGCACGGCCGATGATTCTGGCCTTCGGGCTTCCCGAAATGCTGATGGTAACGATCCTGGGCCTGTCCATGGTGGCGATCCTGGCCGGGCGGATTCCTATGAAAGGGATCGTGGCGGCGGGCCTTGGCCTCATGGTGGGCACGATCGGCGAGGCTGCTGCGGGCGGCAGCCTGCGCATGTCGACCTACGATATTCCCTACCTGATCGATGGCCTGTCGCTGGTCATCGTCGGCCTCGGTATCTTCGCCATTCCTGAGATCGTCGCCCTGCTGCGGCATGACCGGGCCATCTCCAAATCGGGCGGTCTCGGGCGCGGCTGGATTGATGGATTGCGCGACTGGTGGCGCAACATCTGGCTGTCGATCCGCTGTTCTGGCATCGGCGTGATCGTCGGCGTGATCCCCGGCCTCGGTGGGTCCGTGGTGGACTGGATCACCTATGGCTTCACCGTCCAATGGACGAAGAACAAGAGCAACTTTGGCAAGGGCGAGATCCGGGGCGTGATCGGTCCTGAGTCCTCGAACAACGCCAAGGAAGGCGGCGGTCTCGTTCCCACGCTGATCTTTGGCATTCCCGGTTCCGGCTCCATGGCGGTCTTCCTCGGCGGCATTGCGCTCTTGGGCTATGACCCGGGGCCGCACATGGTGCGCCATAACCTGGATATCACCTACACCATCGTCTGGTCGCTGGCGCTTGCGAACGTCCTCGGCGCGGGCCTTTGCATCCTGCTGTCCGGGCAGATCGCCAAGCTGACGACGATCCGCTTCACGCTGGTGGCGCCCTTCCTCTTCATGGTCATCGCCTTCGCCGCCTTTCAGTCCCGCCAGTCCCTGGGCGACCTGATCGCTTTGATGGCGGTGGGCGTGCTCGGTATCTTTCTGCGCCGCTTCGAATGGTCCCGCCCGGCGTTCCTGATCGGCTTCGTGCTCTCTCACCAGGCCGAAGCCTTCTCGAACATGGCCAACCAGATCGCAGGCGCGCGCTTTCAGCGCAGCCTTGAGGCCGGGTTCGAGTACATCGCTTCGCCCATTGTCCTGATCCTCCTGGCGCTGACCATCTTTTCAGTCGTGATCGGTATCCGGCAGGGCAAGCAGATCCTGGGATCCGATCACCCGCCAACCGGCAAGAAGCGGGCGCCCTTCATCTTCCTGCTTTGCATCACAGGTTACCTGCTCGTCGCCTGGATCGACGCGCTGTCCATCAGTCGGATGGG
Coding sequences within:
- a CDS encoding tripartite tricarboxylate transporter permease, whose translation is MDLIGTALPALGEALALILQPEQLGFLFLGVLLGLSVGVFPGLGGIAGLSLVLPFIFGMEPVSGLALMVGLVAVVPTSDTFASVLLGIPGSTASQATVLDGFPLSKKGEAARALSAAFISSLFGGLFGAVILTFFILIARPMILAFGLPEMLMVTILGLSMVAILAGRIPMKGIVAAGLGLMVGTIGEAAAGGSLRMSTYDIPYLIDGLSLVIVGLGIFAIPEIVALLRHDRAISKSGGLGRGWIDGLRDWWRNIWLSIRCSGIGVIVGVIPGLGGSVVDWITYGFTVQWTKNKSNFGKGEIRGVIGPESSNNAKEGGGLVPTLIFGIPGSGSMAVFLGGIALLGYDPGPHMVRHNLDITYTIVWSLALANVLGAGLCILLSGQIAKLTTIRFTLVAPFLFMVIAFAAFQSRQSLGDLIALMAVGVLGIFLRRFEWSRPAFLIGFVLSHQAEAFSNMANQIAGARFQRSLEAGFEYIASPIVLILLALTIFSVVIGIRQGKQILGSDHPPTGKKRAPFIFLLCITGYLLVAWIDALSISRMGDKIFPVTVGAVTLCGCLILLIRMMRSPEDDAVFADMEEGKEDGGAEHGLWPTLSWFAFLLVLSSLLGFIIALSIFFVSFLRIRARISWLRTLIFSALAVGFICFLAGSLNRDFPPGLLQEFVKLPWPLT